A single region of the Lysinibacillus sp. B2A1 genome encodes:
- a CDS encoding Asp-tRNA(Asn)/Glu-tRNA(Gln) amidotransferase subunit GatC encodes MAKLTKEEVKHVANLARLAISEEEAEKFAEQLGKITDFAEQLNELDTTNVEPTTHVLPLVNVMREDVATKGLDREVMMLNVKEQEDGQVKVPAIM; translated from the coding sequence ATGGCAAAATTAACAAAAGAGGAAGTTAAGCACGTTGCAAATTTAGCACGTCTTGCTATATCAGAAGAGGAAGCTGAAAAATTTGCTGAACAGCTTGGTAAAATCACAGATTTCGCAGAGCAATTAAACGAGCTAGATACAACGAATGTTGAACCAACAACCCACGTGTTACCATTAGTAAACGTTATGCGTGAAGATGTGGCAACAAAAGGCTTAGACCGCGAAGTAATGATGTTAAACGTAAAGGAACAAGAAGATGGTCAAGTAAAAGTACCAGCTATCATGTAA
- the gatA gene encoding Asp-tRNA(Asn)/Glu-tRNA(Gln) amidotransferase GatCAB subunit A (allows the formation of correctly charged Asn-tRNA(Asn) or Gln-tRNA(Gln) through the transamidation of misacylated Asp-tRNA(Asn) or Glu-tRNA(Gln) in organisms which lack either or both of asparaginyl-tRNA or glutaminyl-tRNA synthetases; reaction takes place in the presence of glutamine and ATP through an activated phospho-Asp-tRNA(Asn) or phospho-Glu-tRNA) codes for MTLFERSAKELQADIKAGNLTIADLTKEAYERIAKLDGDVQAFLASNEEKATAQATEMDKVPFEERGPLFGLPIGVKDNIVTEGLETTCASKILEGFTPIYDATVVKKLRDAGMVTIGKLNMDEFAMGSSNENSYYKTTKNPWNLNHVPGGSSGASAAAVAAGEVPFSLGSDTGGSIRQPAAYCGVVGMKPTYGRVSRFGLVAFASSLDQIGPITRNVEDNALLLEAIAGLDPNDSTSANVEVPNYVAALTGDVKGLRIAVPKEFLGEGVGEAARQSVLDALEVLKGLGASVEEVSLPHSKYALAAYYILSSSEASSNLSRFDGIRYGFRAENVTNLMDLYKETRAQGFGDEVKRRIMLGTYSLSAGTYDAYYKKAQQARTLIKADYDKVFEDFDVIIGPTAPTPAFKIGENVDDPMTMYANDILTIPINLAGVPAISIPCGLENGLPLGLQIIGKYFDEATIYRVAHAFEQATEFHKQVPQIWEGK; via the coding sequence ATGACGTTATTTGAACGTTCAGCAAAGGAGCTACAAGCTGACATTAAAGCGGGTAACTTAACTATCGCTGATTTAACAAAAGAAGCATATGAACGTATTGCCAAGCTTGATGGAGATGTACAAGCTTTCCTTGCTTCAAATGAAGAGAAAGCAACTGCACAAGCAACTGAAATGGACAAAGTGCCATTTGAAGAGCGTGGACCACTGTTTGGTCTTCCTATCGGTGTGAAAGACAACATCGTAACAGAAGGCTTAGAAACAACTTGTGCTTCTAAAATTCTAGAAGGCTTTACGCCAATATATGATGCAACTGTAGTGAAAAAGCTACGTGATGCTGGAATGGTAACGATCGGTAAACTAAATATGGATGAGTTCGCAATGGGATCTTCCAATGAAAACTCATACTATAAAACAACAAAAAATCCTTGGAACTTAAACCACGTACCAGGCGGTTCTTCAGGTGCATCTGCCGCAGCAGTAGCAGCAGGTGAAGTACCATTCTCACTTGGTTCTGATACAGGTGGTTCTATCCGCCAACCAGCAGCTTATTGCGGCGTGGTAGGGATGAAGCCTACATATGGTCGTGTATCTCGTTTTGGACTAGTTGCATTTGCATCTTCTTTAGATCAAATTGGACCAATTACACGTAATGTTGAAGATAATGCTCTTTTACTTGAGGCAATTGCAGGTTTAGATCCTAATGATTCAACATCTGCTAACGTAGAAGTACCAAACTATGTAGCAGCTCTAACTGGTGATGTAAAAGGCTTACGCATCGCTGTACCAAAAGAATTCCTTGGTGAAGGTGTTGGTGAAGCAGCACGTCAATCAGTGCTTGATGCGTTAGAAGTATTAAAAGGCTTAGGTGCTTCAGTAGAAGAAGTCTCACTTCCTCACTCCAAATATGCACTTGCTGCTTACTATATCCTATCTTCTTCTGAAGCGTCCTCGAACCTTTCTCGTTTCGACGGTATCCGCTATGGTTTCCGCGCAGAAAACGTTACAAATTTAATGGACCTTTATAAAGAAACACGTGCACAAGGCTTTGGTGATGAAGTAAAACGCCGTATTATGCTAGGTACTTACTCACTAAGTGCAGGTACGTACGATGCTTACTACAAAAAAGCACAACAAGCTCGCACACTAATCAAAGCAGACTATGACAAAGTATTCGAAGACTTTGACGTAATCATTGGACCAACTGCACCAACACCAGCATTCAAAATTGGTGAAAACGTGGATGATCCAATGACAATGTATGCAAACGATATTTTAACGATTCCAATCAACCTAGCTGGTGTACCAGCCATTTCAATCCCATGTGGCTTAGAGAATGGACTACCATTAGGCTTACAAATTATTGGTAAATACTTTGACGAAGCAACTATTTACCGTGTAGCTCATGCTTTTGAACAAGCAACAGAGTTCCATAAACAAGTTCCTCAAATTTGGGAGGGAAAATAA